TCGCTTTGTCTATAGAAGCGCTATCGACTTCAGTTCTTGAGTTATGACCTTCAATCAATATGGTGGCGTTTTTATACTCTTGCAATCTCATTCCTACTTTATCCAGCTCAAGCTGGTACTCTGGCGATAGCTCACTACTACCTTTAGCAAAAAAGGCGCGATACTCCATTTTTAGACCTATACCAGGAACCGTAAAAGGACAGCCTCTTTCATCTACTATCACGTTATACGGAGTGGCTGGGCACTGGTCTATATCATCAGGTACGCCATCACCATCTGAATCAGAAATATCTGCTTGCATCGTCATGATATCCTCATATTGAGGTGCATCTTTAAGCGGCGTAGTCGTAGTAGTTTGACAGCCAGCTAGAGTTACAGATGCTGCTAGTAGCAATAAAGTGCGGTAGCTTTTAATTGTCATTATTATTCTCTCTTCATCCAGAAT
The sequence above is a segment of the Psychrobacter sp. PL19 genome. Coding sequences within it:
- a CDS encoding OmpA family protein, which produces MTIKSYRTLLLLAASVTLAGCQTTTTTPLKDAPQYEDIMTMQADISDSDGDGVPDDIDQCPATPYNVIVDERGCPFTVPGIGLKMEYRAFFAKGSSELSPEYQLELDKVGMRLQEYKNATILIEGHNSRTEVDSASIDKANALAQDRANKVKNYLISKYNIASERITATEYGARRPIAPSDSEEGNMLNRRVYAIASEPQE